The Diaphorobacter ruginosibacter genome contains a region encoding:
- a CDS encoding DsbC family protein: protein MKLVTTLLAGAALLTGVGAFAQEAAIRKSLAERIPQLQNIDEVVATPMKGLYEVRVGTDVFYTDATGSYLIQGELIDTKARRNLTEDRINKLTAIDFNALPTADAFTIVRGNGKRKIAVFEDPNCGYCKRFEKDLQNIDNVTVYLYLYPILSPDSAEKSRNIWCSKDRAKEWEDHMLRDKVTPSASCDTAAIQRNLALGRKHKITGTPTIIFQDGTRVPGAISSQEVEKRLNAITASK, encoded by the coding sequence ATGAAACTAGTCACTACCTTGTTGGCAGGCGCCGCATTGCTGACAGGCGTCGGCGCATTTGCTCAGGAGGCCGCCATCCGCAAATCCCTGGCGGAGCGCATCCCCCAGCTGCAGAACATCGACGAAGTGGTCGCAACGCCCATGAAGGGCCTGTACGAGGTTCGCGTGGGCACCGACGTGTTCTATACCGATGCCACGGGCAGCTACCTGATCCAGGGTGAGCTCATCGATACCAAGGCGCGCCGCAACCTGACGGAAGACCGCATCAACAAGCTCACCGCCATCGATTTCAACGCCCTGCCCACCGCCGATGCATTCACCATCGTGCGTGGCAACGGCAAGCGCAAGATCGCCGTGTTCGAGGATCCGAACTGCGGTTACTGCAAGCGCTTCGAGAAGGACCTGCAGAACATCGACAACGTGACGGTGTACCTGTACCTCTACCCGATCCTGAGCCCCGACTCGGCGGAAAAGAGCCGCAACATCTGGTGCTCGAAGGATCGCGCCAAGGAGTGGGAAGACCACATGCTGCGCGACAAGGTCACCCCGTCCGCAAGCTGCGACACCGCGGCCATCCAGCGCAACCTGGCGCTCGGCCGCAAGCACAAGATCACGGGCACGCCCACCATCATCTTCCAGGACGGCACACGCGTCCCGGGCGCCATCAGCTCGCAGGAAGTGGAAAAGCGCCTCAACGCGATCACCGCGTCCAAGTGA
- a CDS encoding M61 family metallopeptidase, whose protein sequence is MTTATPATSATPATPAVYFRVEPTDPHNHLFHVTMVVARPAAEQELALPVWIPGSYLVREFSKNLQHLSAQQNGRPVPLRQLDKHRWIAECGRGKPLTLTYQVAAYDHSVRTAWLDASRGFFNGTSLCLRAVGQEDRPHGIDIAPPARIKGWQAATSLTPVQVNRAGFGTYIAAHYDELVDSPVEMGKFWSARFTACGVPHRIVVAGAAASFDGARLVEDTRRICEAEIRFWHGNNKAAHSHYLFMLNVVDDGYGGLEHRNSTALICGRRDLPRTGEKQAPEGYNTLLGLISHEYFHTWNVKRMRPAEFGRYDYNSENYTQLLWFFEGFTSYYDDLLLRRAGLIDHATYLRLLTKTINQVLQTPGRHVQSVADASFDAWVKYYRQDENTPNSTVSYYTKGSLVALCLDLALRRHGKATLDDVMRGLWQRTRGGPMSRDDVLQVLHKLTGKDWSDEIHRWAYGTDDLPLRELLATQGISLAADKSAPAQRLGMRVQEGSSGVTVKVVLGGGAAEQAGFMSGDEWIGIELAGGEGWRLHKLDDLTLYAGDARRVTALVARDRRLLRLPLTLPAALPGASSGEPDTVRLDVDNAELAKNWLREDAKL, encoded by the coding sequence ATGACCACTGCCACGCCTGCAACGTCTGCCACGCCTGCCACGCCTGCCGTCTACTTCCGTGTGGAGCCCACCGACCCGCACAACCACCTCTTTCACGTGACGATGGTGGTCGCACGCCCCGCTGCCGAGCAGGAACTGGCCCTGCCCGTATGGATTCCCGGCAGCTACCTGGTGCGCGAGTTCTCGAAGAACCTGCAGCACTTGAGCGCGCAGCAGAATGGCAGGCCCGTGCCGCTGCGGCAGCTCGACAAGCATCGCTGGATCGCCGAGTGCGGCAGGGGCAAGCCCCTCACGCTGACCTACCAGGTGGCGGCCTACGACCACTCGGTGCGCACCGCATGGCTCGACGCGTCGCGCGGCTTCTTCAACGGCACGAGCCTGTGCCTGCGGGCCGTGGGCCAGGAAGACCGGCCGCACGGCATCGACATCGCGCCGCCCGCTCGCATCAAGGGATGGCAGGCTGCGACTTCGCTCACGCCAGTGCAGGTGAACCGTGCGGGATTCGGCACCTACATCGCCGCCCACTACGACGAGCTGGTCGACAGCCCCGTGGAGATGGGCAAGTTCTGGAGCGCGCGCTTCACCGCGTGCGGCGTGCCGCACCGCATCGTCGTGGCCGGCGCCGCGGCCTCGTTCGACGGCGCGCGGCTCGTGGAAGACACCCGCCGCATCTGCGAGGCCGAGATCCGTTTCTGGCATGGCAACAACAAGGCCGCGCACTCCCACTACCTGTTCATGCTGAACGTGGTGGACGACGGCTACGGCGGACTAGAGCACCGAAACAGCACCGCGCTGATCTGCGGCCGCCGGGATCTGCCGCGCACTGGCGAGAAGCAGGCCCCCGAGGGCTACAACACGCTGCTCGGACTGATCAGCCACGAATACTTCCACACCTGGAACGTCAAGCGCATGCGCCCCGCAGAGTTCGGGCGCTATGACTACAACAGCGAGAACTACACCCAGCTGCTGTGGTTCTTCGAAGGCTTTACCAGCTACTACGACGACCTGCTGCTGCGCCGCGCGGGGCTGATCGACCATGCGACCTATCTGCGCCTGCTCACCAAGACGATCAACCAGGTGCTGCAAACCCCGGGACGCCACGTGCAGTCCGTGGCCGACGCCAGTTTCGACGCCTGGGTGAAGTACTACCGCCAGGACGAGAACACACCCAACTCGACGGTGAGCTACTACACCAAGGGCTCCCTCGTGGCGCTGTGCCTCGACTTGGCCCTGCGCCGGCACGGCAAGGCCACGCTCGACGATGTGATGCGCGGACTGTGGCAGCGTACGCGGGGCGGCCCGATGTCCCGGGACGATGTGCTGCAGGTGCTGCACAAGCTCACCGGCAAGGACTGGAGCGACGAAATTCACCGCTGGGCCTACGGCACCGATGACCTGCCGCTCAGGGAACTGCTTGCAACCCAGGGCATCAGCCTCGCGGCCGACAAGAGCGCCCCCGCGCAGCGTCTGGGCATGCGCGTGCAGGAAGGCAGCTCGGGCGTCACCGTGAAGGTCGTGCTAGGCGGCGGCGCAGCGGAACAGGCAGGCTTCATGTCGGGCGACGAGTGGATCGGGATCGAACTGGCGGGCGGCGAAGGCTGGCGCCTTCACAAGCTCGACGACCTGACCCTCTACGCAGGCGATGCCAGGCGCGTGACGGCCCTGGTCGCACGCGACCGCCGCCTGCTGCGGTTGCCGCTCACGCTGCCCGCCGCGCTGCCCGGCGCCTCCTCGGGCGAGCCCGACACCGTGCGCCTGGACGTGGACAACGCGGAGCTGGCAAAGAACTGGCTGCGCGAAGACGCCAAACTCTGA
- a CDS encoding enoyl-CoA hydratase encodes MAYEMIEVRTEAEKVGIITLNRPKALNALNDQLMDELGAALRAFDADEKIGCIVLTGSEKAFAAGADIVAMAKYGFADVYKNDYITRNWETIRQIRKPVIAAVAGYALGGGCELAMMCDFIIAADNAKFGQPEIKLGVIPGAGGTQRLPRAIGKSKAMDMALTGRMMDAAEAERSGLVSRVVPLDKLMEETLGAALQISDFSQIAVMAAKETVNRAFESSLSDGLMFERRLFHGLFATNDQKEGMDAFVNKRKANFTNT; translated from the coding sequence GTGGCCTACGAAATGATTGAAGTGCGCACCGAAGCCGAGAAGGTCGGCATCATCACGCTGAATCGCCCCAAGGCGCTGAACGCGCTGAACGACCAGCTCATGGACGAGCTGGGCGCTGCGCTGCGCGCCTTCGATGCGGACGAGAAGATCGGCTGCATCGTCCTGACCGGCAGCGAAAAGGCATTTGCCGCGGGTGCCGACATCGTGGCCATGGCCAAGTACGGCTTTGCCGACGTCTACAAGAACGACTACATCACCCGCAACTGGGAAACCATCCGCCAGATCCGCAAGCCCGTGATCGCCGCCGTGGCAGGTTATGCGCTGGGCGGCGGCTGCGAGCTGGCGATGATGTGCGACTTCATCATCGCCGCCGATAACGCCAAGTTCGGCCAGCCTGAAATCAAGCTGGGCGTGATTCCAGGCGCCGGCGGCACCCAGCGCCTGCCGCGTGCGATCGGCAAGTCCAAGGCCATGGACATGGCTCTCACGGGCCGCATGATGGACGCCGCCGAGGCCGAGCGTTCGGGCCTCGTGAGCCGCGTCGTGCCGCTGGACAAGCTCATGGAGGAAACCCTGGGCGCGGCGCTGCAGATCAGCGATTTCTCGCAGATCGCCGTGATGGCCGCCAAGGAAACCGTGAACCGCGCCTTCGAGAGTTCGCTCTCCGATGGCCTGATGTTCGAGCGCCGCCTGTTCCACGGGCTGTTCGCCACCAATGACCAGAAGGAAGGCATGGATGCCTTCGTGAACAAGCGCAAGGCCAACTTCACCAACACCTGA
- a CDS encoding DMT family transporter: MDWILLLLAGLVEIGMAFALKAAAGWTRPVPALLGLGAAIVSIALLTAALRSLPIGTAYAIWTGIGAIGVTVVGIVVFQESASPLRLACIGMIFAGIIGLKLQG; this comes from the coding sequence ATGGACTGGATCCTCTTGCTTCTCGCCGGCCTGGTGGAAATCGGCATGGCCTTCGCCCTCAAGGCCGCCGCCGGGTGGACCCGGCCGGTGCCTGCCCTGCTGGGCCTGGGTGCGGCCATTGTCAGCATCGCCCTGCTCACGGCGGCGCTGCGCAGCCTGCCCATCGGCACCGCCTACGCCATCTGGACCGGCATAGGCGCCATCGGCGTCACGGTCGTCGGCATCGTGGTGTTCCAGGAAAGCGCCTCGCCGCTGCGACTGGCCTGCATTGGAATGATCTTTGCAGGGATCATCGGGCTGAAGTTGCAAGGGTGA
- a CDS encoding DMT family transporter, with protein sequence MEALLIPASLIAGGLLAVQAGANAQLSKATGSPFAATTLQLSVGTLALMVLVLFTGTLTTLAALPGVPWWHAVGGVASAFYVVSTILLFPRLGAVVSVGLFIAGQMLASLALDVAGLAGGAPRDIDAPLAIGMLAVLAGAAIIVKGQPGQPSQPIAGKAGWIALALLAGAVLPVQGVVNGLLRNDLGAPFAVGAVSFLVATLAMAGVLLFSALFLRTPAPRLQGLPAMPWWGWLGGFAGAIYVTTVFTAIPVIGASAAVGLTVAGQQLASVFVDRQGWFRLPRREVSPLRQFGVALLLVGVAIIKLL encoded by the coding sequence ATGGAAGCCCTTCTGATCCCGGCATCGCTCATCGCGGGCGGCCTGCTCGCCGTGCAGGCGGGTGCCAATGCACAACTGTCCAAGGCCACCGGCAGCCCCTTTGCGGCGACCACGCTGCAGCTCTCGGTGGGCACGCTGGCGCTGATGGTGCTGGTGCTTTTCACCGGCACGCTGACCACGCTTGCCGCTCTGCCCGGGGTGCCCTGGTGGCATGCCGTCGGCGGGGTGGCCAGCGCGTTCTATGTCGTCTCCACGATCCTGCTGTTTCCGCGCCTCGGGGCCGTGGTGTCGGTCGGCCTCTTCATTGCGGGCCAGATGCTGGCCTCGCTCGCCCTCGATGTGGCCGGTCTGGCCGGTGGTGCGCCACGCGACATCGATGCGCCTCTCGCGATCGGCATGCTGGCCGTTCTGGCGGGTGCCGCGATCATCGTGAAGGGCCAGCCCGGTCAGCCGTCGCAACCCATTGCAGGCAAGGCTGGCTGGATTGCGCTCGCGTTGCTGGCGGGAGCGGTGCTGCCGGTGCAGGGCGTGGTCAACGGCCTGCTGCGCAACGACCTTGGTGCGCCCTTCGCCGTCGGCGCCGTGAGTTTCCTGGTCGCCACACTGGCCATGGCGGGTGTGCTGCTTTTCTCGGCACTCTTCCTGCGCACTCCCGCGCCCAGGCTGCAAGGCCTGCCAGCCATGCCCTGGTGGGGCTGGCTGGGCGGCTTCGCCGGGGCCATCTACGTCACCACCGTCTTCACGGCGATTCCGGTCATCGGTGCCTCGGCAGCCGTGGGGCTCACGGTGGCGGGCCAGCAGCTTGCCTCCGTCTTCGTCGACCGGCAAGGCTGGTTCCGCCTGCCCCGGCGCGAGGTCTCGCCACTGCGGCAGTTCGGTGTGGCGCTGCTGCTCGTCGGCGTGGCCATCATCAAGCTGCTTTGA
- a CDS encoding glutathione S-transferase family protein: MIVFHTANTPNGHKVAIALQELGMPHEVVPVDLGKGEQHLPEFIALSPNNKIPVIVDRRDDGSGEQVVFESCAILIHLADKAGRLLSGDPVRRSETLQWLFLQTSSIGPMLGQLWWFRHGTSTRNEQALERYTREARRLYGVIERRLAAHPYIAGDAYSIADIAMFPWLRTTEELGLDVAEWPHVQAWLSKVGERPAVQRGLALLQPQMA; this comes from the coding sequence ATGATCGTCTTTCATACCGCCAACACGCCCAATGGCCACAAGGTCGCCATTGCCCTGCAGGAACTGGGCATGCCGCACGAGGTCGTGCCTGTCGATCTCGGCAAGGGGGAGCAGCACCTTCCCGAATTCATCGCGCTGAGCCCCAACAACAAGATTCCCGTCATCGTCGATCGGCGCGACGACGGCAGCGGTGAGCAGGTGGTGTTCGAGTCCTGCGCCATCCTGATCCACCTGGCCGACAAGGCCGGCCGCCTGCTGTCGGGCGATCCCGTCCGGCGCAGCGAGACCTTGCAGTGGCTCTTCCTGCAGACCTCGAGCATCGGGCCCATGCTCGGCCAGCTCTGGTGGTTCCGCCACGGCACGAGCACCCGCAACGAGCAGGCGCTGGAACGCTACACGCGGGAGGCCAGGCGCCTGTACGGCGTCATCGAGCGGCGTCTTGCCGCCCATCCCTACATCGCGGGCGATGCCTATTCGATCGCAGACATCGCCATGTTCCCCTGGTTGCGCACCACGGAAGAACTGGGGCTGGACGTCGCGGAGTGGCCGCATGTGCAGGCCTGGCTGAGCAAGGTCGGCGAACGCCCCGCCGTGCAGCGCGGATTGGCGCTGCTGCAGCCGCAGATGGCCTGA
- a CDS encoding LysR family transcriptional regulator, which produces MQNTDWDDLRVFLAVAREGALSAAARALGVNHSTVLRRLGALESRMDVRLFDRLPTGYAMTLAGESLRDRLRGVEEQIDTAQRQLSGLDLRLSGTIRITTTDTLLIGLLGPMLAEFRALHPGIQLQLVVNNSFLSLNKREADVAIRPSNTPPDYLIGRRAGRVQTAIYASKAYLKARPRHRKLAELDWVALDEGLSHLAQARWLRTHIPMERIVAQVDSLNGMTQLVRAGMGTGLLLCMLADGDRQLVQIEPPSEDLDTQVWVLTHPDLKDVARIKAFTDFIHARLAAHEMVLGTPRRVERGSAPRP; this is translated from the coding sequence ATGCAGAACACGGATTGGGACGATCTGCGCGTTTTTCTGGCGGTTGCACGCGAAGGCGCGTTGTCTGCCGCGGCGCGTGCCCTGGGCGTGAACCACTCGACGGTGCTGCGCCGCCTGGGTGCGCTGGAGTCCCGCATGGACGTGCGCCTGTTCGACCGCCTGCCCACCGGCTATGCAATGACGCTGGCTGGCGAGTCGCTGCGAGACCGGCTGCGCGGCGTGGAGGAGCAGATCGACACCGCACAGCGACAGCTCTCCGGACTGGACCTGCGTCTGTCGGGCACCATCCGCATCACGACGACGGACACCCTCCTCATCGGCCTGCTCGGCCCCATGCTGGCGGAGTTCCGTGCGCTGCATCCGGGCATCCAGCTGCAGCTCGTGGTCAACAACAGCTTTCTCAGCCTGAACAAGCGCGAGGCCGACGTAGCCATCCGTCCGAGCAACACACCGCCGGATTACCTGATCGGCCGCCGCGCGGGACGGGTGCAGACGGCCATCTATGCGTCAAAGGCGTACCTGAAGGCCCGCCCCCGGCACAGGAAGCTGGCCGAACTTGACTGGGTGGCACTGGACGAAGGCCTCTCGCATCTGGCCCAGGCCCGATGGCTGCGCACCCACATCCCCATGGAACGCATCGTGGCCCAGGTGGACAGCCTCAATGGCATGACGCAGCTCGTCCGGGCGGGCATGGGCACGGGTCTGCTGTTGTGCATGCTGGCGGACGGCGACAGGCAATTGGTCCAGATCGAGCCACCTTCCGAGGATCTGGACACCCAGGTCTGGGTGCTGACCCACCCCGACCTGAAGGACGTGGCCCGGATCAAGGCCTTCACCGATTTCATCCATGCCCGGCTGGCGGCCCACGAGATGGTGCTGGGCACGCCGCGCCGGGTGGAGCGAGGCTCGGCACCACGGCCCTGA
- a CDS encoding metallophosphoesterase — protein sequence MLRSSATPKQLVRFSANHLGRDLAVGDIHGCFSRLQAALAAVQFNPIKDRLFSVGDLVDRGPESHLVLQWLDKPWFHAIRGNHEQMVVRTALGDPMPDVDHCQQGGEWLLRLTEGERRTIGERLACLPLAFEVQTALGPVGMVHADFPSDDWEDIERFAFGEGAVDCCLWSRERYLRRDERPVTNVRAVVHGHTAVAKVETLGNVHFIDTGGWREGARRGHFTLLDLHTLLPCTAASASLPSFARELEGAPH from the coding sequence GTGCTCCGTTCCTCCGCCACCCCGAAGCAGCTGGTTCGCTTCTCTGCGAACCACCTTGGCAGGGATCTGGCGGTGGGCGACATCCACGGCTGCTTCTCGCGGTTGCAGGCGGCGCTGGCCGCCGTGCAGTTCAACCCCATCAAGGACCGTCTGTTCTCGGTCGGCGACCTGGTGGACCGCGGCCCGGAGTCGCACCTGGTGCTTCAGTGGCTCGACAAGCCCTGGTTCCATGCGATCCGGGGCAATCACGAGCAGATGGTCGTCCGCACCGCCTTGGGTGACCCCATGCCCGATGTGGACCACTGCCAGCAGGGGGGTGAATGGCTGCTGCGCCTCACCGAAGGCGAGCGCAGGACCATCGGTGAGCGCCTGGCCTGTCTTCCGCTGGCCTTCGAGGTGCAAACGGCCCTGGGGCCCGTGGGAATGGTCCATGCCGACTTCCCGTCGGACGACTGGGAGGACATCGAGCGATTCGCGTTCGGCGAGGGCGCGGTCGACTGTTGCCTGTGGTCGCGCGAGCGGTACCTGAGGCGCGACGAGCGGCCGGTGACCAACGTGCGCGCCGTGGTCCATGGCCATACCGCGGTCGCCAAGGTCGAGACGCTGGGCAACGTGCATTTCATTGACACCGGGGGCTGGCGCGAAGGGGCCCGACGCGGCCATTTCACCTTGCTTGACCTGCATACGCTGCTGCCGTGCACGGCGGCATCCGCGTCCTTGCCTTCGTTCGCTCGCGAGCTGGAGGGAGCACCTCACTAG
- the miaB gene encoding tRNA (N6-isopentenyl adenosine(37)-C2)-methylthiotransferase MiaB codes for MSKKVFIKTFGCQMNEYDSDKMADVLGAAQGYEPTTNMDEADLILFNTCSVREKAQEKVFSDLGRVKHLKEKGVLIGVGGCVASQEGEEIIKRAPFVDVVFGPQTLHRLPELLNARSAKAKPQVDISFPEIEKFDHLPPARVEGASAFVSIMEGCSKYCSYCVVPYTRGEEVSRPFEDVLVEVAGLADQGVKEITLLGQNVNAYLGKMGETSEIADFALLLEYVAEIPGIERIRFTTSHPNEFTPRLIEAYAQLPKLVSHLHLPVQHGSDKILMAMKRGYTAMEYKSTVRKLRAIRPDLAMSSDFIVGFPGETEDDFQKMMKLIHDIRFDNSFSFIFSPRPGTPAANLHDDTPHEVKLRRLQELQAVINQNIKDISEERVGTVQRLLVEGVSKRDGSELMGRTECNRVVNFPGQERLIGQMIDVRITEAKTYTLRGEVVFNEGVAA; via the coding sequence ATGTCCAAGAAAGTCTTTATCAAAACCTTCGGCTGCCAGATGAACGAGTACGACTCGGACAAGATGGCCGACGTGCTCGGTGCCGCCCAGGGCTATGAGCCCACGACCAACATGGACGAGGCCGACCTGATCCTCTTCAACACCTGCTCGGTGCGCGAGAAGGCGCAGGAGAAGGTGTTCAGCGATCTGGGCCGCGTCAAGCACCTCAAGGAAAAGGGCGTGCTGATCGGCGTCGGTGGCTGCGTGGCCAGCCAGGAAGGCGAGGAAATCATCAAGCGCGCGCCGTTCGTGGACGTGGTGTTCGGCCCGCAGACCCTGCACCGCCTGCCCGAGCTGCTGAACGCGCGCTCCGCCAAGGCCAAGCCTCAGGTGGACATTTCGTTCCCCGAGATCGAGAAATTCGACCACCTGCCCCCCGCGCGCGTCGAGGGCGCATCGGCCTTCGTGTCGATCATGGAGGGCTGCTCCAAGTACTGCAGCTACTGCGTCGTGCCCTACACGCGCGGCGAAGAGGTGAGCCGTCCGTTCGAGGACGTGCTGGTGGAAGTGGCCGGCCTCGCCGACCAGGGCGTCAAGGAGATCACGCTGCTGGGCCAGAACGTGAATGCCTACCTCGGCAAGATGGGCGAGACCAGCGAGATCGCCGACTTCGCGCTGCTGCTCGAGTACGTGGCCGAGATTCCCGGCATCGAGCGCATCCGCTTCACCACCAGCCATCCGAACGAATTCACACCGCGCCTGATCGAGGCCTATGCCCAGCTGCCCAAGCTGGTGAGCCACCTGCATCTGCCGGTGCAGCATGGCAGCGACAAGATCCTGATGGCGATGAAGCGCGGCTACACGGCCATGGAGTACAAGAGCACGGTGCGCAAGCTGCGCGCGATCCGTCCGGACCTGGCGATGAGCAGCGACTTCATCGTGGGCTTCCCCGGCGAGACCGAGGATGACTTCCAGAAGATGATGAAGCTGATCCACGACATCCGCTTCGACAACTCCTTCAGCTTCATCTTCAGCCCCCGTCCCGGCACGCCCGCCGCCAATCTGCACGACGACACGCCGCACGAGGTGAAGCTGCGCCGCCTGCAGGAGCTGCAGGCCGTGATCAACCAGAACATCAAGGACATCAGCGAAGAGCGCGTGGGCACCGTTCAGCGCCTGCTGGTCGAAGGCGTCTCCAAGCGCGACGGCAGCGAACTGATGGGCCGCACCGAGTGCAACCGCGTGGTGAATTTCCCCGGCCAGGAGCGCCTGATCGGCCAGATGATCGATGTGCGCATCACCGAAGCCAAGACCTACACCCTGCGCGGCGAAGTCGTGTTCAACGAAGGCGTGGCTGCCTAG
- a CDS encoding N-acyl-D-amino-acid deacylase family protein — MKATWLRGGQIVDGTMAPAWKGDLLIAGGRIAALGAGLSEARVAEHLAALGAEGVTATEIDCAGKVIAPGFIDVHTHDDATVLDMPQNLPKLSQGITTVIVGNCGISLAPVITQAPISPLSLLGDQQFRFGSFGDYADAVDAGHPCVNVAALLGHTALRIKHMEDLGRTATVAERDAMLADVREAMLAGALGLSSGVFYEPAFAADIDELVPLATEVARHGGVYATHIRSELETLLPSMMEAADTARSAGVPVIFSHHKCCGPSNWGRARETLALIEKLAEEQGAGLDVYPYTAGSTVLRPDLADGVIDILITNSESHPEMMGRYLKDIAAEWNVDQQTAAERLKPGNACYFQMCDEDVDRVVAHPQSMIGSDGLPHDVRPHPRLWGAFPRVLASYWREKNLMSMEQAVHKMTGLSARRFRIPERGELREGFHADVVVFDPTRVRDRASFEDPIQFSEGIEQVYVNGELSYTEAGRGTDARAGRFVRRG; from the coding sequence ATGAAGGCAACGTGGCTGCGTGGCGGGCAGATCGTGGACGGCACGATGGCTCCCGCATGGAAGGGTGACCTGCTCATCGCCGGCGGACGAATTGCCGCACTGGGCGCCGGCCTTTCCGAGGCGCGGGTGGCGGAGCATCTCGCAGCGCTCGGAGCCGAGGGCGTGACCGCGACCGAGATCGACTGCGCGGGCAAGGTGATCGCCCCCGGCTTCATCGACGTGCATACGCACGACGACGCGACCGTGCTCGACATGCCGCAGAACCTGCCCAAGCTCTCGCAGGGCATCACCACAGTCATCGTGGGCAACTGCGGCATCTCGCTGGCGCCGGTGATCACCCAGGCGCCCATTTCACCGCTGTCGCTGCTGGGTGACCAGCAATTCCGCTTCGGCAGCTTTGGCGATTACGCCGACGCGGTCGATGCGGGACACCCCTGCGTGAACGTGGCGGCGCTGCTGGGGCATACGGCGCTGCGCATCAAGCACATGGAGGATCTGGGCCGTACCGCGACGGTGGCGGAACGCGATGCGATGCTCGCCGACGTGCGCGAGGCGATGCTGGCCGGCGCGCTGGGGCTGTCGTCCGGTGTGTTCTATGAACCGGCGTTTGCCGCCGACATCGACGAACTGGTCCCGCTGGCCACCGAGGTGGCACGCCATGGAGGCGTGTACGCCACGCACATCCGCAGCGAACTCGAAACACTGCTGCCGTCGATGATGGAGGCCGCGGACACCGCGCGCAGCGCCGGCGTGCCGGTGATCTTCTCGCACCACAAGTGCTGCGGCCCGAGCAACTGGGGCCGCGCACGCGAGACGCTGGCGCTGATCGAGAAGCTGGCCGAGGAGCAGGGTGCGGGGCTCGACGTCTATCCCTATACCGCCGGCTCCACCGTGCTGCGGCCCGACCTGGCCGATGGCGTGATCGACATCCTCATCACCAACAGCGAATCGCATCCCGAGATGATGGGCCGCTATCTCAAGGACATTGCCGCCGAATGGAATGTCGACCAGCAGACGGCGGCCGAGCGGCTCAAGCCCGGCAACGCCTGCTATTTCCAGATGTGCGACGAGGACGTGGACCGCGTGGTGGCGCATCCGCAGAGCATGATCGGCTCGGACGGCCTGCCGCACGACGTACGGCCGCATCCGCGCCTGTGGGGGGCTTTTCCCCGGGTGCTCGCGAGCTACTGGCGCGAGAAGAACCTGATGAGCATGGAGCAGGCCGTGCACAAGATGACGGGCCTGTCGGCGCGGCGCTTCCGCATCCCCGAGCGCGGCGAGCTGCGCGAGGGCTTCCATGCCGACGTGGTGGTGTTCGACCCCACGCGCGTGCGCGACCGCGCGAGCTTCGAAGATCCGATCCAGTTCAGCGAGGGTATCGAGCAGGTCTACGTGAACGGAGAGCTCAGCTACACCGAAGCGGGCCGGGGAACCGACGCGCGCGCCGGCCGCTTCGTGCGCCGCGGCTGA
- a CDS encoding MurR/RpiR family transcriptional regulator, whose protein sequence is MAKKHSSSAPSASTTPGTSAAPAGSLLQQLRDRQAQLPEAQAAVVRSILNDPQAAVAATVEVIAQNAGVSMPTIVRTCRSFGYASVREFMVALAQDLAVSGTFLHRSVLKDDSAEDVAAKIVHAATSSLTHLGRSLDMQVIDEVASHLAEAKRIDCYSVGIGSTFIATELQIRLMRLGRNSNATYDAHQQLISASNLGKGDVAFAVSHVGRMPYMLESVRFARSQGATVIALTQPQTPLAQLADLVLEIAVPQDAVMRVGTETYLSHLVVLEVLMVRLAQKLGPDVARKLQSFRQTLHKHGFDSAEFEGSQQSYSHP, encoded by the coding sequence ATGGCCAAGAAGCATTCCTCCTCCGCACCCTCCGCGTCCACCACCCCGGGGACATCGGCCGCGCCCGCCGGCAGCCTGCTGCAGCAGCTGCGCGACCGGCAGGCGCAACTGCCCGAAGCCCAGGCCGCGGTCGTGCGCAGCATCCTGAACGATCCGCAGGCCGCTGTGGCCGCCACCGTGGAGGTGATTGCGCAGAACGCGGGCGTTTCCATGCCGACCATCGTGCGCACCTGCCGCAGCTTCGGCTATGCGTCGGTGCGCGAGTTCATGGTTGCTCTTGCACAGGATCTGGCCGTCTCGGGAACCTTCCTGCACCGCAGCGTGCTCAAGGACGATTCCGCGGAGGACGTGGCCGCCAAGATCGTGCATGCGGCGACGTCCTCCCTCACGCACCTGGGCCGCAGCCTCGACATGCAGGTGATCGACGAGGTGGCCTCGCATCTGGCCGAGGCCAAGCGCATCGACTGCTATTCGGTCGGCATCGGCTCGACCTTCATCGCCACGGAGCTGCAGATCCGCCTGATGCGACTGGGGCGCAACTCCAACGCCACCTATGACGCGCACCAGCAGCTCATCTCGGCCAGCAACCTGGGCAAGGGCGACGTGGCGTTCGCCGTGTCGCACGTGGGCCGCATGCCGTACATGCTGGAGTCCGTGCGCTTCGCGCGCTCGCAGGGTGCCACGGTGATTGCGCTCACGCAGCCTCAGACGCCGCTCGCCCAGCTCGCCGACCTGGTGCTCGAAATCGCGGTGCCGCAGGATGCGGTGATGCGCGTGGGCACGGAAACCTATCTTTCCCATCTGGTGGTGCTCGAGGTCCTCATGGTGCGCCTCGCGCAGAAGCTCGGTCCCGACGTCGCCCGCAAGCTGCAGAGCTTCCGGCAGACGCTTCACAAGCACGGATTCGACAGTGCCGAGTTCGAAGGCAGCCAGCAGTCGTATTCGCACCCTTGA